One stretch of Streptomyces sp. NBC_00443 DNA includes these proteins:
- a CDS encoding energy-coupling factor ABC transporter permease, protein MHVPDGFIDAPTSAVTGVVAAAAVAVSLRGARRELDERTAPLAGLVAAFIFAVQMLNFPVAAGTSGHLLGGALAAILVGPYTGALCISVVLLMQGILFADGGLTALGVNITNMAIVGVVVAYAVFRGLVKVLPKTRRSITAASFVSALVSVPAAALAFTLLFWIGGTTDVPIGKVATAMGGVHLLIGIGEAAITALTIGAVIAVRPDLVYGARDLRQPLKLRVGGELVDAPGAEAEQPVAARTSHRTLWISGLATSLVLAGFVSFYASASPDGLEKVAEDKGFIESADEHANADSPLADYGVKDVDNVRLSGGLAGVIGVGVTVVAGTGIFWAVRRRRTDEAADVSPTSTNV, encoded by the coding sequence GTGCACGTACCTGACGGATTCATAGACGCCCCGACCTCCGCCGTGACCGGAGTGGTCGCCGCAGCCGCCGTCGCGGTGAGCCTGCGCGGCGCACGCCGTGAACTCGACGAGCGGACGGCCCCGTTGGCCGGCCTGGTGGCCGCCTTCATCTTCGCCGTGCAGATGCTGAACTTCCCCGTCGCGGCCGGGACCAGCGGACATCTGCTCGGCGGTGCCCTGGCCGCGATACTCGTCGGCCCCTACACCGGCGCGCTGTGCATCTCCGTCGTCCTGCTGATGCAGGGCATCCTCTTCGCTGACGGCGGCCTCACCGCGCTCGGCGTCAACATCACCAACATGGCGATCGTCGGCGTCGTCGTCGCCTACGCGGTCTTCCGGGGCCTGGTGAAGGTCCTGCCGAAGACCCGTCGCTCCATCACCGCCGCCTCCTTCGTCTCCGCGCTGGTGTCGGTGCCGGCCGCGGCGCTCGCGTTCACCCTGCTGTTCTGGATCGGCGGCACCACCGACGTCCCGATCGGCAAGGTCGCCACCGCCATGGGCGGCGTCCACCTCCTGATCGGCATCGGCGAGGCCGCGATCACCGCGCTGACGATCGGCGCCGTCATCGCCGTACGCCCGGACCTCGTGTACGGCGCCCGTGACCTGCGGCAGCCGCTGAAGCTGCGGGTCGGCGGCGAGCTCGTCGACGCTCCCGGAGCCGAGGCCGAGCAGCCGGTCGCGGCCCGGACCTCGCACCGCACCCTGTGGATCAGCGGTCTGGCCACCTCCCTCGTCCTCGCCGGGTTCGTCAGCTTCTACGCCTCCGCCAGCCCCGACGGTCTGGAGAAGGTCGCCGAGGACAAGGGGTTCATCGAGTCCGCCGACGAGCATGCCAACGCCGACTCCCCGCTGGCCGACTACGGCGTCAAGGACGTCGACAACGTCCGGCTGTCCGGCGGTCTCGCCGGCGTGATCGGCGTCGGCGTGACCGTCGTCGCGGGCACCGGCATCTTCTGGGCGGTGCGCCGGCGTCGTACGGACGAGGCCGCCGACGTGTCGCCCACGAGCACGAACGTCTGA
- a CDS encoding SsgA family sporulation/cell division regulator, translated as MSVVEQYARAHIVTDADLLAEEQDAVPVVLKYDPDTDPRAVCVRLPGRQAHEWTFSRSLLEQGLRAPAGSGEIRVWPCGRVQAVVEFHSAQGVSVVQFETKALMRFLRRTYLAAAPAAPVEREAQLRS; from the coding sequence ATGTCCGTAGTCGAGCAGTATGCGCGAGCCCATATCGTCACGGACGCGGACCTCCTGGCGGAGGAACAGGACGCCGTGCCGGTCGTCCTGAAGTACGACCCCGACACCGACCCGCGTGCGGTGTGTGTCAGGTTGCCCGGCCGCCAGGCACACGAGTGGACCTTCTCGCGCTCCCTGCTGGAGCAGGGGCTGCGGGCTCCCGCGGGCAGCGGAGAGATAAGGGTGTGGCCGTGCGGCCGGGTGCAGGCCGTGGTGGAGTTCCACTCCGCGCAGGGTGTCTCGGTGGTGCAGTTCGAGACGAAGGCCCTGATGAGGTTCCTGCGGCGGACCTACCTGGCCGCCGCGCCGGCCGCCCCCGTCGAGCGTGAGGCCCAGCTGAGGAGCTGA
- a CDS encoding penicillin-binding transpeptidase domain-containing protein codes for MGNRRRVAERRKTNPAVLGGMIAVVLGGTGIGVYALLGSGSAAENGAQSSSSEKAKSVKTGPLSATEVTTATREFLTAWQQGKVTEAAAATDDTTAAKALLAGYTKDAHIKDVTVTAGTRTGAKVPFSVKGTVSYKGTSKPLTYDSALTVVRRAEDGKPLVEWHSAVVHPDLKDGDTLVTGESGTPPVKALDRDGGELTEDEYPSLGSVLDGLREKYGEKAGGKAGIELQVIRGKESKKAELSDKTLVELSKGTPGTVETTLSPTLQAAAEKQVAAKSKASVVALRPSTGEIMAVANSSHGFNIAFQGSLAPGSTMKVITSSLLIEKGLAEADKEHPCPKYFTYGHWKFQNDDKFEIKGGTFKASFARSCNTAFISQAPELDNDSLTKQAQQVFGLSLNNWSVGVPTFDGSVPVQSQAQMAASLIGQGGVRMNPLNMASVSATIKTGSFKQPYLVDPSVDDRTLAKASRTMSASSLSQLRELMSYTAAYGTAAEAMSGVTGDVGAKTGSAEVDGQKKPNGWFTAYRGDLAAAGVVQAGGHGGETAGPIVAELLKLGG; via the coding sequence GTGGGCAACAGAAGGCGCGTCGCCGAGCGACGGAAGACCAACCCCGCCGTGCTCGGCGGGATGATCGCCGTGGTCCTCGGCGGCACCGGGATCGGCGTCTACGCACTGCTGGGCAGCGGATCCGCCGCCGAGAACGGTGCGCAGTCGTCGAGCTCGGAGAAGGCCAAGTCCGTCAAGACCGGCCCGCTGTCGGCGACGGAGGTCACGACCGCGACCCGGGAGTTCCTCACCGCCTGGCAGCAGGGCAAGGTGACCGAGGCGGCTGCCGCCACGGACGACACGACGGCCGCCAAGGCCCTGCTGGCCGGCTACACCAAGGACGCCCACATCAAGGACGTCACCGTCACCGCCGGCACCCGCACGGGCGCCAAGGTCCCCTTCTCCGTGAAGGGCACGGTGTCGTACAAGGGGACCAGCAAACCGCTGACGTACGACAGTGCGCTGACGGTCGTGCGGCGGGCCGAGGACGGCAAGCCGCTCGTCGAGTGGCACTCCGCGGTCGTCCACCCCGACCTGAAGGACGGCGACACCCTCGTCACCGGCGAGTCCGGCACCCCGCCGGTCAAGGCCCTCGACCGGGACGGCGGTGAGCTGACGGAGGACGAGTACCCGTCGCTGGGCTCGGTCCTGGACGGGCTGCGCGAGAAGTACGGCGAGAAGGCGGGCGGCAAGGCGGGCATCGAGCTCCAGGTGATCCGGGGCAAGGAGTCCAAGAAGGCCGAGCTGTCCGACAAGACCCTGGTGGAGCTGAGCAAGGGCACGCCGGGCACGGTGGAGACGACGCTGAGCCCGACGCTGCAGGCCGCCGCGGAGAAGCAGGTGGCCGCCAAGTCGAAGGCGTCAGTGGTCGCGCTGCGCCCCTCGACCGGCGAGATCATGGCGGTCGCGAACTCCTCCCACGGCTTCAACATCGCTTTCCAGGGCTCCCTCGCGCCCGGCTCCACCATGAAGGTCATCACCTCGTCGCTGCTGATCGAGAAGGGCCTGGCGGAGGCCGACAAGGAGCACCCCTGCCCGAAGTACTTCACGTACGGGCACTGGAAGTTCCAGAACGACGACAAGTTCGAGATCAAGGGCGGCACCTTCAAGGCGAGCTTCGCCCGCTCCTGCAACACGGCCTTCATCAGCCAGGCGCCCGAGCTGGACAACGACAGCCTGACCAAGCAGGCCCAGCAGGTCTTCGGCCTCTCCCTGAACAACTGGTCCGTCGGCGTCCCCACCTTCGACGGCTCCGTCCCCGTCCAGTCGCAGGCCCAGATGGCGGCCTCGCTGATCGGCCAGGGCGGGGTGCGGATGAACCCACTGAACATGGCGTCGGTCTCCGCGACCATCAAGACGGGCAGCTTCAAGCAGCCGTACCTGGTGGATCCGTCGGTCGACGACCGCACACTCGCCAAGGCTTCCCGCACGATGTCCGCGTCCTCGCTGTCGCAGCTGCGCGAGCTGATGTCCTACACGGCGGCCTACGGCACGGCGGCGGAGGCGATGTCCGGGGTCACCGGTGACGTCGGTGCGAAGACCGGCTCTGCGGAGGTCGACGGGCAGAAGAAGCCGAACGGCTGGTTCACCGCGTACCGGGGCGACCTCGCGGCGGCGGGCGTCGTCCAGGCGGGCGGCCACGGCGGCGAGACGGCGGGCCCGATCGTGGCGGAACTGCTGAAGCTGGGCGGCTGA
- a CDS encoding penicillin-binding transpeptidase domain-containing protein, translating into MSKGVKVAVIGGVFAVMVGGAGYGAYNIMSALNGGGATGQGGPAPVRSGPPSADEVEETTAKFFAAWEKGQAAQAAELTNNNAAAASVLRSYGQDAHITGVQITPGKANGDTVPYAVKAKVSYDGKSEPLSYKSELTVVRGRTTGRALVDWQPTVIHPQLKRNDRLVTGEAAAPPIEAVDRTGTVLTKDKYPSLGPVLDTLRDRYGSKAGGSPGVELAIRHADESPDTSLLTLAKGKPGKLRTTLSASVQAAAEKAVKQYAQSSVVALKPSTGEVLAVANHREDAFNAAFEGRVPPGSTMKIITAAMLIDNGVTTMNGPAPCPDTATWQSQTFKNLTGLKPDETAGATLAGGFARSCNTAFIKLVDEEPLTDASLTTEAQERFGLGGDWKTGVSSFDGSVPAATGPDRAANAIGQGQVQMNPLNMASVTATAITGQFRQPYLVSPDLDDRQLATAKGLPASTASQLKQMMRLTATAPQGTAVQVMSGLGGDIGAKTGSAEVDGEATSDSWFTGFRNDVTAAAMSQQGGHGSDAAGPIVAAVLRASG; encoded by the coding sequence ATGTCCAAGGGGGTCAAAGTCGCCGTCATAGGCGGCGTGTTCGCCGTGATGGTGGGCGGTGCCGGGTACGGCGCGTACAACATCATGTCGGCGTTGAACGGCGGTGGGGCGACCGGACAGGGCGGGCCCGCGCCGGTGCGGTCCGGGCCGCCGAGTGCGGACGAGGTCGAGGAGACCACCGCGAAGTTCTTCGCGGCCTGGGAGAAGGGGCAGGCGGCGCAGGCGGCGGAGCTGACGAACAACAACGCGGCAGCCGCCTCGGTGCTCAGGTCCTACGGCCAGGACGCGCACATCACCGGCGTGCAGATCACGCCCGGCAAGGCGAACGGCGATACCGTGCCCTACGCCGTGAAGGCGAAGGTGTCGTACGACGGCAAGTCCGAGCCGCTGTCCTACAAGAGCGAGCTCACCGTCGTCCGCGGCCGCACCACCGGGAGGGCCCTCGTCGACTGGCAGCCCACCGTGATCCATCCGCAGCTGAAGAGGAACGATCGCCTCGTCACCGGCGAGGCGGCCGCCCCGCCCATCGAGGCCGTCGACCGCACCGGCACTGTGCTCACGAAGGACAAGTACCCCTCACTCGGCCCGGTCCTGGACACCCTGCGCGACAGGTACGGCAGCAAGGCGGGCGGCTCGCCCGGCGTCGAGCTGGCGATCCGGCACGCCGACGAGTCGCCGGACACCTCGCTGCTGACCCTCGCGAAGGGCAAGCCCGGCAAGCTGCGGACGACGCTCAGCGCCAGCGTGCAGGCGGCGGCCGAGAAGGCCGTGAAGCAGTACGCCCAGTCCTCCGTCGTGGCCCTCAAGCCGAGCACCGGCGAGGTGCTGGCGGTGGCGAACCACCGTGAGGACGCCTTCAACGCGGCCTTCGAAGGGCGCGTCCCGCCCGGCTCCACGATGAAGATCATCACCGCGGCGATGCTCATCGACAACGGCGTGACCACGATGAACGGCCCGGCGCCCTGCCCGGACACGGCGACCTGGCAGAGCCAGACCTTCAAGAACCTCACGGGCCTCAAGCCGGACGAGACCGCCGGCGCCACGCTCGCAGGCGGCTTCGCGCGCTCCTGCAACACGGCCTTCATCAAGCTCGTCGACGAGGAGCCGCTCACCGACGCCTCGCTGACGACGGAGGCCCAGGAGCGGTTCGGGCTCGGCGGCGACTGGAAGACCGGTGTCAGCTCCTTCGACGGCAGCGTCCCCGCCGCCACCGGCCCGGACCGAGCCGCGAACGCCATCGGCCAGGGCCAGGTCCAGATGAACCCGCTGAACATGGCGTCGGTCACAGCCACCGCGATCACCGGCCAGTTCCGGCAGCCGTATCTGGTCTCACCCGACCTCGACGACCGTCAACTCGCCACCGCCAAGGGGCTGCCGGCGAGTACCGCCTCCCAGCTGAAGCAGATGATGCGGCTGACCGCGACCGCGCCCCAGGGCACCGCCGTGCAGGTCATGTCCGGGCTCGGCGGCGACATCGGCGCGAAGACCGGGTCCGCCGAGGTCGACGGGGAGGCCACCTCCGACAGCTGGTTCACCGGATTCCGCAATGATGTGACGGCCGCGGCCATGTCCCAGCAGGGCGGCCACGGCAGCGACGCGGCCGGGCCGATTGTCGCAGCCGTGCTACGAGCGTCCGGGTGA